CACCTAATGTATCCATGCTGTGGGTTCATTATTTTACCTCTGAAACCCTTCTGTTGGTCCCTGAGGACAGCTATTTTATGTAACCCAGAAACTAAGCAAATATAGTGacgaaaatatttttattaccaaGCGctactgagaaaggaaaaaagtagtgGTTTGTATTTGCTGTAGTAATTCAGAATAAGGTCTCTACGTGATCGTTGATAAATGGACATCGTAGTGGAATaataaggggcttctctggtggctcagatagtaaagagtctggctgcaatgtgggtgacttgggttcagtctcctggagaaggaaatggcaacccactccagtattcctgcctggaatatcccatagatggaggagtctggcaggctacagttcatggggtcgaaaagcgtcatacacgactgagcgacttcacatagTGGTATAAACTGATGAAAGGGTTTAGGTATTTGGTGTGGCTATTTAGTTTTATATAGGTATATGcacaaaatgggcttccctggtggctcagtggtaaagaatctgcctgtcaatgcaaaagatgcaggttcgaacatccctgggtggggatgtggggaagatgcccctgcgggagggaatggcaacccactccagtattcttgcctgagaaatcccatggacagaggagcctggtgggctacagtccatggggtcgcaaatagtcagacatgcttagtgactaaacaacaatgcacAAAATACATTAATGAAgaaagaacaggcagaggaaaacCAGCCAGCGCCAAAGAGCAACCACAGACATGGAGCTGGTTGGAAGGCAGCTCACCTTCTGGAACCTTGACTTAAAAGCAGTCCGAGCTTATTTATAATTAGAGAGAAAGTCAGTGTCTCTGGTTCATTTCGAGAAGGTGTGCAAAGCTAATAGGAAGCAGACAGGTGTGCATTGACGAGCAAATCTGAATCAGTATAGACAGTCAATCTGAGAAGGGTTAGGAAAGAACCATGCTGGTTTCACCGGAAGTGGGCTAGAAGTATTTGGTGGAAACTTAGATATAAGAAAGTAGTTTTGAAACTAacggttgctttttctttttttttctttttctcacatgGCCTCAAATCGGGGCAACTTTGGTGAGACAGAAATCACTAAACACTATACCACTCTGCAAGGATGTGTCATTTTTAAACTATCAACTGCTAATTTAGCTTTTCAGCAGTCCCCAAAGTGGGGGAGATAATAGACTAGTGGTCTACCCTCAATCATGCTTGACTCTCCAAACATTTTTATTGATGCAGTGGCTGAGAATCTGAGTCAGAGCTTGGGAGCGGGTGACCTTACTGTAGGAGCTTATGGTAAAACTCAGTGGGTGGCTTtaaccttttctttctcctggaaCACCTGTCCTTTGATAAAAGAAGCTAAGTCTTTGCTAACAAAAAGATACCCAATGGTAATTAAATGTCCAGTGTATTTTTATAAACCTAGTCCAAAATTATTAATATGTGTTCCATGGTTCTTAGGAAGTGTGTTTTTTTGCGTGTGCAgttaaaagtttttttcccccttacgaTGGGATGTGACCTTTTGTTTAAGTAATATGATgctgttacatttttttctcaaatatgatGTCACTTTCCACAAATTTTCAAatgctgggtgtgtgtgttagttagtcgctccatcatgtccaactctttgccactccatggactgtagcccatcaaggctctgtccatgggattcgccaggcaagattactggagtgagtagccattcccttctccaggggatcttcccaacccagggatcgaacccaggtatcctgcattactggcagattctttaccatctgagctactagggcaGCCCACTTCAAGTACCGTATATGCTCAGAAATAAGACACTGTcttgaaactagagaaagcaatATACCAATAGGCTTTTAGTCATGCTTCTGGAAAAAGCAAGTTTATCACATAAGTTTACTCTGTAGAGTATTAGCTCATGGGGATTTGAAAATGGAGGAAACTACTTGCTACAATTAATCCAAGTCCTTTAGTACTATTTTGTTCTTTAACTCTTTGGACCCAGGAAGTATGTCTTCTTCTACTATGCATCCTGGGCACGACCGTAAAATGGACAGTGCAGCCCCAGCTCTTAGTTCCAGCCCCTTCCTTGGGGCCTGGCCCCCTTTCTCACATGCCTTTCCTGTCATTGACACTGAGGCACACCTGACCAATAATAGAGAATTTGAATTTGTAACTTTTGCCACCAGGTAAAATCAAACTATATTTAAATCATGGCCTTTCCAGACccttaaaattattcaaatatgTGGTTGCCTACACCACTGAATAAAAATGCCAGCCACCTGCTTCTCCATACTCCCGCCTCTTCTTCACTTAGTTGTGGAGGTCAGAAATCAGGGGGGCAGAGGGGTGGTGGTGTGACTTTCTCAACGTGCTGCCTTTGTCATGATATTAAGGCATTAGAACTGTGTTAGTTGGCAGGGCTTTCTGTTAGCTGTTTTAGATTCAGTTCCACATTTCCGGGAGAAGTCTGTGGGCACCTGGTTAGATTAGAGACAGCTGTTGTAGCCTCTTCTATTTCCCATTTCCTCTCTCTCGAGCAGTAGACTGGCGTACATTAGAATTGAGGTGGAGCTAACGAAGAATTGACTTGCTCTCCCAATCTTTGCCAGCCAGAAACTGTTTTCCTAGCAGGGCCTTTGGAATGGGGTAGACCAGCTGGGTAGGAGGCATGGAGTTGGGTCCCCTCGCCTGGGTGGTTGCCTTGTTAGGGGGTGGTTTTCTTACTCGGACCTGCTGCAACCAACCCTTACTGTTTTTGTACCCAAAAGTAGATCAGATCTCAGGGTGCTCCCACGGACAAGCACAAAGTCTGGCCTGGGAGGAAAGAGCTTATACTGCTAAGTAATTGCAGGATTTTGAAAGTTTCTTTTACCACAATCCTTGGGAACATGTGTAGAAATGGCTTCTAAAGATGTGAGACCAAGGAGGAAGGAGTGTATAAGGAGactgaatttattatttaacaGATTCTAGATTTAATAATTCAGTTTCATGGCTGGGACTCTTAACAGTGTAGTCAACTTGGTTGATAAACTTTAACTGAAGGAGTTTACACTCTCACCAGGGGAGAACTTGCCTGGTGTGATAGGGAGGAGGGAATCCAAAGGTTTGAGGAGATCGGAATGCTGGTGTGGATTTTTCAAGTGTGAGCTGCTCCCCACCACAGAGGAGAGCCCCTTCCCCAGGCACTGAGCAAATTGAGAAACACATAGTGAAGGGAGTATCCAGGGGGATCATTCTCTGTAACGTGGCTGTGACAATGGAAGATGCTGCCCTTGAGATGGGTACTTTGTTTCCTTAAGGGGACGGGATCCCAGAGAAGCAGAGGTCAGGAACTCAACCACCCAatcaacagggaggggatatatgtatacttatagctgattcacattggtgtacagcagaaactagcacagcattgtacagcaactgtgtgtgcatgcatactcagttgctcggttgtgtccgactttttgtagcccaccaggcttctctgtccatgggatttcccaggcaagaatactggattgggttgccatttcctcttccaggggatctttccaacccagggatcgaacccacgtctcgtctcttgtgactcctgcattggcaggtggattctttacccatgagacacctgggaagccccaaagctaCTATACtccagtgaaaaaaaaatcaagaactcAATCACCCAGGACAAGATAGGCATACTCACCAACATGGGCAGCAGGATGAAGAGGCACATTGTTTCATCTTGGAAGGAATTTTGAGAATAGCTAGTTGATTACACTCTCCCTAGGGATAAATGAGAAACATGGCCTCAAGGTTCCTTTTCTGCCTTTATGTATTTTGTAAGAGGGAGACTTCTGGTGTGTGAGCCAGAAACTTGAACTGAGATCATCACAATGGAAAGGCATGGCTTCTTAACCCAGTTTCCAGACTCAAGTCAGATTCAGAGTGATTAAGGCCACATTCCCTTGAGGGAATTTTAAACATGGCTGCATACATTCATGGTAGAGATTCTTTTATATCTTCTCAGAGTTGTGTTCATTCATTAGAGCACCTGTGCCCAGAACAGAAGGAAGTACCTGGACCTTCTAGAGATTTCTAGGCACTGGCTCTGGTTGATATTAATGCCTGCGGATGCAATATGCCATTCTGGGCCATCAGCCCATGTGTGGGCTTATAGTGgtcagggaaacagtggaatttTGGCTAACCTGAAAACTGTGGTGAGTCCAGTAGTCTGCAGATCCCAGGCTCTGGTCATTTCCTTTGTTTGTGAGTTCATAATCAGGGTAGATGTATTTGGAAACTGAAAGAATTCCCACATTGGCTGTCATGGTAGGAAAGGTCAAGTAGAAGCCCATTGGATTTCCCTTCTGTACCAGAATAATATACAAACAGGAACATTGAATTCCTGGAGTTGCAGGAATTAGTGCCCCCACCAAAGAtgtggaaaaaggaaaacatgaagacACTTCTCATATCTCCTTTTAACTTGTCTGTTTGGTCTGTGCAGAAGGcagatttattttaaaggctGACTTTGGATTCTTGTTAAGTTTAATGAAATGATCATTCCAACTTCAGCTGCTGTTCAACATACGGTATCTTTACTGAAAACAATCAACATAGACCCTAGCTTCTGTTATGCAACGTTTGTCGAATGCGTTATCTCTGAACCAGTTTGCAAGGATTACAGAAGCAGTTTGCTTTTACCTGGTAGGGTCAACAGTATACCATTGTAGTCTTGCCGCTCATTCTGTATTCTGCAATATCTTGATGTTATTGACACCTTATAGCACATCATACTGGTCTAGTACATTGATGATGTTATAGAGATTAGACCTGATAAACAGGAAATAACACATCCTTTAAATACTTTAGTGAGACACATACAGTCCAGGGGGTGCAAGATTAACCTCACTCTTGCTACCAAGTAATATATCAGTTAGTGTCCACTTAGGGTAAAGGAAACCACATTAGCTATGTTAGCAGAGAGAATTTACCATTAGGAATTGGTTAAGCAGGTCATGGAGGATTGAGGATGTGAGAAAGGAAGACTAAGATAATAGGGAACATTATATCAGGAAGTGGCTACCACTCCTAGGGAAGGagtgacaaaggaaaaaaggttGGGGTTTCCAGAATCCAAGAGCTGGAAGAGGAGGGGGTTCTCTGGGGCTGGGATGCTCACTTCTGGGGAGAGGGCACTGCCAGGCTGGTGTCACATCTGAATTTCGTAATCCAGCAGGAACCACAGCTGGAGGCCACATAGTATCCATTGCCTGCCCACTTGAGCTGTGATGACCAGAAACAGAGTGTCAGCAAGGCTGGTCCCATGAACCAGCTTCCGGGCTACTGCAGGCAGGAGCAGCACGCAGAGCTGGAAAGGGCAGTCCTTTCCCCTGTTCCTGCACTTTATGTCTCTTGAGCGTCCCCTTTGGTGGAACCTAACGGGGAGCCAGGCGGCAAAGGAGGATGTTGCTTGAGTCCTTGTCCCCACATggcagtgtggggagggagggtccaACACAGCTTCCCTGCAGGAGCAGATTTTGTCTGGATAGGCCACATGGTTGTTTCCAGCTGTCGACCCCTTGGTATTAATAATTTGTGCAGGTTTTCTTCCCCCTTATTGACGTCAGCCTCCATCGTGGTGAAactggggctggggcaggagaaaagggagggaaaTTGGTGAGTCACCTTTCCGTTTTTGTTTCGAGGCAGTTTGATTTACGGTACGTGGTCCCTTACCTCCTATACCCCTGTGTTTTGGTTCTCTTGGTAGAAGCCTTATTCTCAAGGTTTCTTCTCCATTTGTGGTAAATTCAGGGGAATTCTTGTCCCTGAATGCCTTCATTCACATTTCCCATCTTCAGTGTCTCTGCTTGTAGGCACCTGAGTGTTGACTCCTGAACTGTTTCAGAACTGTTATTTAGAAGTGGATTACTGCCCTagaaggtttctttttctttttttaattattttttaattgaaggataattttgctttatagaattttgttgttttctgtcagacatcaacaagaatcagctgATTCACAGTACACCCACGTCCCCTCCCTCCCGAagctccctcccgtctccctcccatcccacccttctagattgttacagagctcctgtttgagttccctgcgtcatatatagcaaattcccattggctatctatttcacatatggtattgtaaattttcATGTTACTCCCTCtgtacatctcaccttctccctccttccctcccgccacatccataggtctgttctccatgtctgtttctccactgctgccctccAGATAaatcatcagtgccatctttctagattctgtatatatgcattagtatacaatatttatatttctctttctgacttatttcactctgtataataggctctaggtttgtccacctcattagaactgactcacatgcattcctttttatgactgagtaatattccattgaatatatgtaccacagcttctttatccattcatcttactggacatctaggttgcttccatgttctggctattgtaaatagtgctgcagtgaacactggggtacatgtttctttttcaattttggtttcttcagggtatatgcctagtagtgggattgctgggtcatatggtggattaattcctagttttttaaggaatctccaaatagtcttccatagtggctgtatcaatttacattcccaccagcaatgcaagagtgttcccttttctccacaccctctccagcattaattgtGTGTAgccttttaatgatggccattctgactggtgtgaggtggtatctcattgtagttttgatttacatttctctaataatgagcaatgttgagcatcttttcatgtgtttgttagccatctgtatatcttctttggagaaatgtctgtttaggtcttttccccaatttttgattgggttgtttgtttctgtggtattgagttgtatgagctgcctTGTATATTTCGGAAATTAATTATTTGTCGGTTGTTTcctctgctattattttctctcattctgagggttgtcttttcaccttgtttgtagtttcctttgctgtgcaaaatcttttaagtttaattaggtctcacttgtttatttttgtttttatttccattactccctAGGAGATTTCTGCTGGTTGATGTATGTTCACTTGCTCCTTGTCTAAGGGAACAGGATTATGGGCCGAATGTGTGGAGGTATTTGGACCAGTGAACTCCTGAGCAGTGTTGTCAGGACAGGCAGAGCGGTTTGGCCTCTTCCGGCTCATCTACTGTGAATTGGCTTCCTTTTTACTTTGCCGTTCCCAGCATAGACTAATTCaatcttcagtttctcttttctaaagAAAGACTCCAGGGTGAAgtcatctcattctttgtctttAGTGCTGGCAGAAAATAGAGCTATGATGGCCACAACCAAGGGCTTTCTAGGCTCTGTCAGTGGCTGCTTTCTCTCCAAGCCAGGGTTTACATGGCTTTCTGTCCtgctctccctccccacttccttccctgCTTTTGGGAACAGATCTTGTGATGCATCAGCAATCACAGCTGCACAGTAGTCACTGCCCTTGCACTAAAGCTATAGTgaccaggaaagaaaaatgatcaaGTCCTCCATGAAGATCAGTGGCTCCTCCAAGGGCTCCGTGGTAGGGTGGTGCCCTGGCCCGACCACAGGGTATTTTCATCACTTTAGAAACTGAACAGAAATCTGCATTGCATGTGCCTACAACGAGGCTGCACGGGCTGTAGGTTAGCAAAACATAAGGTTTATTTGCCTTTGATTCACATTCTACACATTCCCTGTGGGAATCATCCCGTGCTTCAGAGGCTTTGTATGTCTTCGGCACTTGTATGTCTAGGAAAATTGTCAGTAAGTGAGTTACTAAGGCCAGTTGGTAACAGGATCTTTCAAAATACACTCAGTGAGGGGAAACAAGTACAATGATTCTTTAAGATGGTGCATGGGTGGGGCAACCCAGGTATTTGGACAGCCAAGGCGTTATCCCAAACTTGTCAATCTTCCCAGGTGTTAGAATTCTGAAGACTAAAGTTTCTTGCCAAGTTGCTTAGCAGTCAGATAAATTTATCACCCCAGTTGTTTTGAACTGCTGTGAGATAATGTCCACTTTTCATCAACAAGAAAGACCCTTTCAAAAGAAGCTGACCTTCACACCAAAGGTGTATCTTTTTAGATGCTTAATGTCTCTAGATCTTCCTCTTACCAGGAATGTTTATTGCTGCTTGATgaaccatttctttttctgaaggcTATAGCCAGTGCAGGCAGGGCAGGACCACGTCACCATAGCTGAGAGGCTGCTGTCCTCTCGAACAGGACAGGGCAGCACTTGGCTCTCAGGCAGCCAGAGTGGCTTGGCCCTCTCTGTCCACAAGGAGATTTGGTTTAGACCAGCCACTATTTTTTGATTTAACTTTGATTTGGACCTGGTTGTTCAGATGAATACAGTCTAATGTAACTGCTGATCTGGAGAGGTTTTCTACCAAGAAAACTTCAATACATGACTCATAAAATGAGTTATGTAGCCATTTAACAAGTTGTAAAAGATTGCTTGCCCCTGACAGCATAGAGGCTTAGGTCTAATGCTAATGAAACATTGACTAAGACCCTTCTGCCACCTTGGTTCCCTCTTATAAATGGGATGATAAAATCAGAGAGATCCGGCTTGGGAGATAGAGGTGTTTCTCTGATACAAATTAGCATGGGCTCACAGTTTATGAAGCAGGAActgaaatcacacacacatacaaatcacacacacacatacagattttTATTGGAGCATCAACCTAgttaatcttaagggaaatcaaccctgaatacttgttggaaggattgatgctgaagctgaaattccagtattttggtcatctgatgcaaacagctgactctttggaaaagtctctgatgctgggaaaaattgaggacagagggagaagagggtgtcagaggatgagatgactagatgTCATCACtgaagcaatggacatgaacttgggcaaactctgggagatggtgagggacagggaggcctggcgtgctgcagtccatggggttgcaaagagtcagacacgactgggtgactgaacaacaacaacaacaataaaacaacatagttgctttaccatgttgtattaatttctattgtacagcaaccTTTGTTTTGAATTCTGGCTCTATTACTTGGCCATGTAACCTTGGATATAGTACACCACCTTTCAGAgtctcagtttttcatttttaaatgtgactAATCCTCattttgggcttcctgggtggctcactagtaaagaatctgcctgctaatgcaggagaggcgggttcgatcctagggttgggaagattccctggagaaggaaatggcaatccactctaggatccttgcctgggagatctgatggacagaggagcctggtgggctactgtccatggggtcgcaaagagttgaaaacGACTgatcgactaaacaacaacagcaacaacaacaaatccccaTTTTTCAGGATTGTGATGAGGATTGAAGGAAATAGTAGAATCGCAGGAGCAAAGTACCTGGTGCAGTTACACAAGCAGGTTGTGAGACAGGGATGAGGCTCACAGCTTTTGTAAAGAGTGGTGTGGAGGCAGCGCCCACTCTAGGGGAAGCCACCATGTTGGTTTGTCGCAGGAAGTGTTTTTCACTTTAACATCTTCCTGTTTGAGAGGCAGAGTGGTAAATTGGAATGTGGAATGTGGTTTTGGTGTCAGATATCTGGGTGGGGTTTCAATGTTGGTCTTACTTGTTGGACTTGCGTATTTGTTCATTACCTGGCTCTCTGAAGCTATTTCCTCAGAACTGTTGGGAGAAATCACACTGGTGCATGTGGAACgtctggcatgtggaatctgacACATGGGAAGGACTCGTTGATGATGCTGTTTTTACCCATGTGGTCTTTAGTCTCCAGTCTTTGTATCATAGAATAATCATTTGTGGAATGAAGGGAGCATGTAGATAAAGGCAGGCACTATAACTTACTTGAAGGTTTAAAAAATGGCTATCTGGTAAGtctttataaatgatatttttaaagatttaataatATATCTGAAGCTTAATTTATTACCCAAAAATATGGCAGCTACATTATCATTTCATGCAAATTAGTTGCATAAGATATTGATTAATTTTATACAGAGAATGCAAGTTGGGTTTTAGGGCATTGAATAATTTATGAGGtaatagattaaaaatatttcactattttcttacatttggggaagttaaatatattttaaaacattgaataTATCCTTGAGCTGAATCACACAAAAGGGGAAAGacttaaaatacacacatatgtcACTGGATAGGAAAAGAATATCTGCAGCAAAAAATTAGGCATTCTGTATGTCCATAACTGCCAGTTACAGCTTCAAAAACAATTTCACGATAACGCTGGCCATTCAGAACCGGAGTAAACGGTTCTGATAATCTTGAACAAGTTTGTCACCATCATTTTCCTATTATCTGTACTGATGGGTTATAAatccattttaattaaaagttgtAAATAGCACCTAAAAGTGTTATACCACTTCAGTAAGCATAGCACTGGGTCTACTACAGTATGACTTTGACacctttgaattaaaaaatgatcCAACTTTATCAAGAGGTAAATGAGGTTGATCATTAGCTGGTGAATTTAGATTATGGGCTCAATTTGGACAAATTAGATCACAGGGTGGTTTTTGCCCTCTATGGgtgtattttctgtgtgtgtggccAGTGTTCAGCAGATAAATTCCAAATCTCCACTTCCTTTCTTTGTAGAGGCAGAGAGAGCATACTGTGTTACTGAAATACTCCATGGAAGAActtgaaagaaacaaaactggtCTTTAACTTGTCAGTCCCCTTTTGCTCAGaaccaaaaatgaagtctctgtGTAACCAAATGGCTCATATCAAATGTTTTTGATCTTTTAGAACAGAAGAATCGATAACAGAAGATGATAAGAGGAGGTATGTTTAGTGTTGAAGCTGCCTTTAATTTGAGTAATTTGGGCACACCTCATGGATTTAATTTAACACAAATTAATTTAACTCACAAATTTAATTGACGCCTGGGTAGCACATTGCCAATAATACCGACTCCTCCAGGGAAACTTGTGGCACAGACAATACAGGTGGGAGCAGGTAGCGTGATAAAGATCTTGCCCCGAGTTCTTCATTATCTTTGCTTCTTCCAAACAAGCGTGGTTTGTTCTGTGCACACAGCCTGTGCTAGCTTCCACTCGTGGACTTTGGATGAGCTGTTCTCTCAAATTGGATGACATCTCTtcacttcctctgccttctccatcCTTCCATCCTCTGATTAACTGCACTTCACTCTCATTACTCCttacctctctctttctcctcactttatatctgctgctgctgctaagttgcttcagtcatgtccgactctgtgcaaccccatagacggcagcccaccaggtcccgccgtccctgggattctccaggcaagaacactggagtgggttgccatttcctcctccaacattTTATATCTACCTACACATAAAGTGTTTTTGTGTGTTCATAGCACCTACTACCACATTAGGTGAATTCTTGATAAATGTTGACTGATTAACTGTAACCTGTCATGCCACTGTTATTTATTACTCCACTGAATTCTAAAAACAATCCCAACTCCTTCTTCCTCATTGCAAGTAAAATATCTAAAAACTAcagctttctatttttatatgtagCTTTTATTTAAACATAGAAAAACAATGATCTTCCAAGGACAATAGTATTCTGAATTCCACTTTTGAAAAGTCATAAATTAGTTTAATAATTCTATAATTGTTTGAAAGTTCCCATGATATCACCACTTTCTGCAAATGTAACCATGTAGTTTGGTCTGATTTTTCTATCTCTGCTTCTTTCTCATCAAGAAACTATGGAGGAGTGTATGTTGGTCTACCATCTGAAGCTGTCAATATGGTGTCCAATCAGACAAAGACTGTGCAGAAAAGTAAGTAAAACTCTGTGATATTTACTGTTTCTACAtgtctaattttttgttttgtgaaaaaaaaatgtgaaattggTATTTCCACTTGCCTGGCTCACCCTAAATATTACTGAGTTTCAGTGAACCATGTATAAGAACCAtatctgggacttccttggcagttcaGGGTTGAGACTTCaaccttccactgcagagggcataggttcagtccctagttatggaactaagatcctacatgccaccaGGCATGGCctaaaaaa
Above is a genomic segment from Bos indicus isolate NIAB-ARS_2022 breed Sahiwal x Tharparkar chromosome 5, NIAB-ARS_B.indTharparkar_mat_pri_1.0, whole genome shotgun sequence containing:
- the C5H12orf75 gene encoding overexpressed in colon carcinoma 1 protein, giving the protein MGCGNSTAASAGAGQGPAGAAKDVTEESITEDDKRRNYGGVYVGLPSEAVNMVSNQTKTVQKN